One genomic window of Opitutia bacterium includes the following:
- a CDS encoding GNAT family N-acetyltransferase, with product MAPLGDEPVIIRPAAAADVPALCGLVLELGYAGATEEVSRRLARILADDDQAVRVAERGGCVVGWIQVQATKLLESDPRGEIVGLVVTAAERRRGVGAALVRAAEEWARGHGLTLMGVRSNQVRLDAHRFYERLGYAVTKTQLSFRKKL from the coding sequence GTGGCTCCCTTAGGCGACGAGCCGGTCATCATCCGCCCGGCCGCCGCGGCCGATGTGCCGGCATTGTGCGGGCTCGTTCTCGAACTCGGTTATGCGGGCGCGACTGAAGAGGTCAGCCGGCGGCTCGCTCGTATTTTGGCGGACGACGATCAAGCCGTCCGCGTCGCGGAGCGCGGTGGCTGCGTGGTTGGCTGGATTCAAGTGCAGGCGACCAAGCTGCTGGAATCAGATCCGCGCGGTGAGATCGTCGGCTTGGTTGTGACGGCTGCGGAAAGACGACGCGGCGTCGGTGCGGCGCTGGTTCGCGCCGCAGAGGAGTGGGCGCGCGGGCACGGCCTGACGCTCATGGGCGTGCGCTCGAATCAGGTGCGGCTCGACGCGCACCGGTTCTACGAGCGGCTGGGATACGCGGTGACGAAAACCCAGTTGAGTTTCCGGAAGAAACTCTAG
- the menB gene encoding 1,4-dihydroxy-2-naphthoyl-CoA synthase, translating into MIPAWKTAKNYEDIIYQKADGIAKITINRPEKRNAFRPQTVFELHDALLDAREDQKIGVVLLTGAGPAKDGKYAFCAGGDQSVRGHGGYIDAKGVPRLNILEVQKLIRSMPKVVIALVAGCAIGGGHVLHVMCDLTIAADNGIFGQVGPKMGSFDGGFGSSYLARMVGQKKAREIWFLCRQYNAQEALTMGLVNKVVPVAELEAEGVAWAKDILQRSPLAIRCLKSAFNAELDGQSGVQELAGNATMLYYMTEEAKEFMTAQKEKRKPKAEQFPWLP; encoded by the coding sequence ATGATTCCCGCCTGGAAAACCGCCAAGAACTACGAGGACATCATCTATCAAAAGGCCGACGGCATCGCGAAAATCACGATCAACCGGCCCGAGAAGCGCAACGCGTTCCGTCCGCAGACGGTGTTCGAGTTGCACGATGCGCTGCTCGATGCGCGCGAAGACCAGAAGATCGGCGTCGTGCTGCTCACCGGCGCCGGCCCGGCCAAGGATGGCAAATACGCTTTCTGCGCCGGCGGCGACCAATCGGTCCGCGGACACGGCGGCTACATCGATGCCAAAGGCGTGCCGCGCTTGAACATTCTCGAGGTGCAGAAGCTGATTCGCTCGATGCCGAAGGTCGTGATCGCGCTCGTCGCCGGTTGCGCGATCGGCGGCGGCCACGTGCTCCACGTGATGTGCGATCTCACGATCGCGGCGGACAACGGCATCTTCGGCCAGGTCGGCCCGAAGATGGGCAGCTTCGACGGCGGTTTCGGTTCGAGCTATCTGGCGCGCATGGTTGGCCAGAAGAAGGCGCGCGAAATCTGGTTCCTCTGTCGGCAATACAACGCGCAGGAGGCGCTCACGATGGGACTCGTCAACAAAGTTGTCCCCGTCGCCGAACTCGAAGCCGAAGGCGTCGCTTGGGCGAAGGATATCCTCCAGCGCAGCCCGCTCGCGATCCGCTGCTTGAAGTCGGCTTTCAACGCCGAACTCGACGGCCAGAGCGGCGTGCAGGAACTCGCGGGCAACGCCACCATGCTCTACTACATGACCGAGGAGGCGAAGGAGTTCATGACTGCGCAGAAGGAGAAACGGAAACCGAAGGCCGAGCAGTTTCCGTGGCTCCCTTAG